The stretch of DNA TGTTGCAGGTCGGCGTCGCTGTCGCGGCGTCCTTCGACCGCATCCTTCCAGAACGCCCGATCCTCGGCCGAGCCGCGTGCGTAAGCCAGGATCACCGGGAGCGTCATTTTCCCTTCGCGGAAATCGTCACCCGCGTCCTTGCCCATCGTGTCCGCGTCCGAGACATAGTCGATCGCATCGTCGACCAGCTGGAACGCGATGCCGAGGTTGCGGCCATAGGCGTCGAGCGCGGCCTCCTCGGCTTCCGGGCGCTCGGCGACGACAGCCGAAATCCGGCAGGCCGCGGCGAACAGCGCGGCGGTCTTCGCGCCGATGATATCGAGATAGCGCTCCTCGCCGAGATCGACGCGGCGCGCGGCGGTGAGCTGGTTCACCTCGCCCTCGGCGATCACAGCGCTGGTCGAGGACAGGATCTTCAGCGCCTTGAGGCTGCCCGCCTCGACCATCAGTTCGAAGCTGCGGCTGAACAGGAAATCGCCGACCAGCACGCTTGCCGGGTTGCCCCAGATGATGTTGGCGGTGCGCTTGCCGCGGCGCAGGTCCGATCCGTCGACGACGTCGTCGTGGAGCAAAGTCGCGGTGTGGATGAATTCGACCGCGGCGGCGAGCAGGTGGTGCTGCGTACCGCTGTAATCGATCAGTTGCGCGCTCGCGAGCGTCAGCATCGGCCGCATCCGCTTGCCGCCGCCCGCGATCAGGTGACCGGCGAGTTCGGGGATCAGCGGTATCTCGGACTGCATCCGGCCGCGGATCACCGCGTTGACCTGGTCCATATCGCCGGTGACGAGCTTGACCATCGGGTCCAGCGAGGGCTGTGACTCGGGATTGGGACGAAGGGTGTCGAGGCGGTGGACGGTAGCGCTCATCTGCCCGTGCCTCTGCCGCCTATGCCCCTGCAAAGCAACCCTTGCCGACCCTCGGCGTGCCCCGGCCTGCCCCAGTCTGCCGTGCGACACCTTGCCGATCCGGCCGCGGCCCCGCAAAAGGCGCGCCGAACCAAGGAAAGGGTAGGTAGGTGGCTGACGACCTGTTGACCGGATACCGCCAGAGCATCGACAATATCGATGCGGCGCTGATCCACATGCTCGCCGAGCGCTTCAAGGTGACCCAGGCGGTCGGCCGGCACAAGGCGACGCACGGCCTGCCGGCCGCCGATCCCGGCCGCGAGGAACGCCAGATCGCCCGATTGCGGCATCTGGCGGCGGAGGCGCAGCTCGACCCGGAGTTTTCGGAAAAATTCCTCCGCTTCATCATCGACGAGGTGATCCGGCATCACGAGCGGCTGGCGCACGATCCCACCTGAGAGATGATTCTCTTCTCTGCCAGGGAGGGGAGGTTCGGGGGTAAGTTGGCTTCCGCATATCGGACCGCTGCAACACAAGCTGGCCGACCCACCCCCAGCCCCTCCCTTTCAGGGAGGGGAGCAGCAGAATGACGAAAACGTCACCCTTGCTCCATTTGTCGATCATTCAAAGGCGTGCAATCGGTTGCGAATGACGTGGTTTCGACGATCGTTGCTCGCTTTTGCCGTGCTCGCAATCGGCGCGACCGGTTTGATGGCCTGGCTCGGCTATTTCGGTGGCCCGCTGTTCACCGACGTCCCCGCCATCACGACCCCGGCAAAGTCCCGCCGCCCGTTCGCCGCGGTGCTGCTGACCGGCGATCTCGGCTACAAGATCGGCATGGCGCCGCAGATCGCGCGGCGGCTGGCTGCGGACGGCGTGCCGGTGGTCGCGGTCAACACGCTCACCTATCTGCGCAAGACGCGGACGCCGGCGGACATCACGACGCTGATCGCGCGCGCCGAACAACGGGCGCTGCGGTTCGGGCAGACCGACCGGGTCGTGCTGATCGGCCAGTCGTTCGGCGCGGACATGCTGCACGTCGGGCTGGTCGACCTCGCCCCCCAATTGCGCGCGAAGATTGCGAAGTTGGCGCTGATCGTGCCCGAGAACACCGTCCAGTTCCGCGCGTCCCCGAACGAAGTGTTCGATTACTGGACGCCGACCACCGATGCGCTGCCGACCGCACGCCGTCTCACCTGGACGCCGCTGCTGTGCGTGCAGGGCGTCGAGGAGGCCGAGAGCCTGTGTCCGTTGCTGACCCAGGCCAATGCACGGCGGGTCGCCCTGCCCGGCGGACACCCGCTTCACCGCGACGCCGATGCGCTCTACGACGTGCTATCGCGGTTCGTATTCGCGGATTGAGGATCGACCGATGGTTGCTGCACTGATGGCGCTCGCGATGGCCGCGGGCAGCCCCGCTCCCGCTTCCCCCGCTCCGGCTTTCCCGCTGGAAGGCGTCTGGCATAATCCGAAGAACAGCGTGGCGGTGAAGACCGGTGCCTGCCCCGACGAGACCGGCGGCAGCAAACTCTGTGGCTGGGTCGTCCGCGCCGACGACGAGGCGCAGGCCGACGCGCGCGATGGCGGCACCCCGAAGCTGATCGGCACCGCGTTGCTCCGCGAATACCGTCCGAACGGTCGCAACCGATGGTCCGGGCAGATCTTCGTGCCCGACATGGGCCGCACCTTCGGATCGACGCTGACGCTGGTCGACGCGGACACGATCGACGTGAAGGGGTGCGTGATCGGCGGCTTCCTGTGCAAGACGCAGACGTGGCGACGCGGTTGACGCGCGTGACCAGGATCCGCGACTGGGCCCGAATCCGCGACTGGATCGCACATCGCCGCGGCACGCTGATCGCGCTCGCGGTGCTGGTGGTCGCGGTGCTCGGCTTCGCGGCGATCCACAAGCTCACCGCGGAGATCCGCCTGTCGGAGGTCCTCGCGGCGTTCGCGGCGCTCGGCTGGCCCGAATTGTCCGCGTCGATCGCGCTGACGGTCGTCAGCTACATCGCGCTCACCTTCTACGACACGATCGCGCTCCGGGTGATCGGCCACCCGCTGCCGTGGCGCACCGCGGCGGTCGCCTCGTTCACCAGCTACACGATCAGCCACAATCTCGGCCTCGCGATGCTGACCGGCGGCTCTGCGCGCTACCGGGTCTACAGTCGCGCGGGCCTCGACGAAGCCGCCGTCGCGCGCGTCGTCCTGATCGCCGGCGTGACGTTCTGGGCGGGCGTGATCACCGTCGCCTGCCTGTCGATGGCGCTGCATCCGGGCATGTTGCCGATCGTCCGCTGGACCATGCCGCCGCTGCTGGAGCGGTCGATCGGCATCGCGATCCCGCTGGCGATGCTGGCGATCGTCCTGCGCTATCGCCGCGGCGGGGCGATCGGGCTGTTCGGCTGGCGCCTGCCCTTGCCCGATGCACGGCAGGCGCTGGCGCTCGTGCTGGTCTCGACGGTCGACCTCGCCGCGGCGAGCGCAGCGCTGTTCGTGCTGTTGCCGGGTGCCTCGCCCGATCTCTATCCGGTGCTGTTCCTCGGCTATGCGGTGGCGATCGTGGTCGCGTTGATCAGCCATGTGCCGGGCGGGCTCGGCGTGTTCGAGGCGGTGATCATCGCAACCATGCCGCAGAACAACGCGACCATCCTCGCGGCCCTGCTCGCCTATCGCATCATCTATTACGTCGCGCCGCTGATCCTGGCGGCGGTGTTGCTCGCGTTCCACGAGGGCCGGCAATGGCGCCGTCGCGACCGCACCGCCGGACAGGAGCGTCGCGGCACCGATCCACTGGCGATCGCGCTGCCGCTGGCGCCGTTGCTGCTGGGCGTGCTGGTCTTCCTGTGCGGCGCGATGCTGCTCGTCTCGGGCGCGCTGCCCGCCGCGCCGGGCCGGATGGACGTGCTGGCGGGCGTCCTGCCGCTGCCGATCAGCGAGATGGCGCATGTCGCGGCGAGCCTCGTCGGCGTCATGCTGCTGTTCGTCGCGCTCGGGCTGTACCGGCGGCTCGACGGCGCGTTCTGGGCGGCGCGGCTGCTGCTGGTCACGGGGACGCTGCTGTCGATCGCCAAGGGCCTCGATTACGAGGAGGCGACCGTGCTCGTACTAACCGCCGCCGCGCTGCAATGGACGCGGGCGGCCTTCTATCGCCGGACACGGCTGACCGCGGAGCCGCTGTCGCCCGAATGGCTGGTTGGCGTCGGCGCCGCGATCGGCCTGTCGGTGTTGATCGGCTTCTTCGCCTATCGCCATGTCGGCTATTCGAGTGATCTGTGGTGGCGGTTCGAGACAGACGCGAACCCCTCGCGCTTCCTGCGCACCAGCCTGGCGGTCGGGCTGTTGCTGATCGGCGCGGCGATCTGGCGGCTCTTCGCGGCCGCGCCCGTGCCGATGGTCCACGACGAACTGCCGCGCGACGTCGCCGACGCGGCGCTCGCGCATGCCGACCGCACCGATGCTATGCTGGCCTTCACCGGCGACAAGCGGTTCCTGGTGTCGGACAGTGGCGACGCGTTCCTGATGTACCAGGTGAAGGGCGCGAGCTGGATCGTGATCGGCGATCCGGTCGGCCCTGCTGAAGCGTGGTCCGAACTCCTCTGGGCGATCCGCGCGCGTGCCGACGCTGCGCAAGGTCGGCTGCTGCTGTACCAGATCGGCCTCAGGATCGTCCCGAACGCGATCGAGATGGGGTTGAAGCTCGTCAAATACGGCGAGGAAGCCACCGTCGAGCTGGAAGGCTTCACGCTCGACACGCCCGACATGCGCAGCGTGCGCAAGGCGAGCCGCGTCGCCGAGCGGGCCGGCGCCGAGTTCGCGGTCGTCCCCGCCGCCGAGATGCCCGCGATCATGCCCGAATTGCACGCGATCTCCGACTGGTGGCTGGCCGACAAGAACCACGCCGAGAAGCGGTTCAGCGTCGGCCGGTTCGAGCCGGGGTATATGGCGAAGTTCGACTGCGCGGTGGTGCGGATCGATGGCCGCATTGTCGCTTTCGCCAATGTCTGGGGCACGCCGAACAAGCAGGAGCTGTCGGTCGACCTGATGCGCCACGCCGAGTCGATGCCGCAGGGTGGCATGGACTTTCTGTTCACGCGGCTGATGCTGTGGGGGCACGAACACGGCTATCGCAATTTCTCGCTGGGGATGGCGCCGTTGTCGGGAATCGAGGCGCGACGGCTGTCGCCGACTTGGTCGAAGGTCGCCGCGTTCCTGTTCCGCCACGGCGAGCGGTTCTACGGGTTTGCCGGCCTGCGCGCCTATAAGGAGAAATTCCGCCCGAACTGGACGCCGCGCTACATCGCCTCTCCGGGCGGCACCTCGCTTCTGCGCGGGCTGATCGATTTGCAGGCTTTGGTGAGCCGGTAAGGCTTGCTAGGGGCCCCCGCCTTGCTAGGGCAGACGCCATGAGCTTCCTCCTGGCAATCGAAGGCGCCGACGGCGCGGGCAAGGCCACCGCTTCGGCATTGGTCGTCGAGCAGTTGCGCGCCGCCGGCCGCACCGCCGACGTCGTGTCGTTCCCGCGCTATACCGAGACGGTCGGCGGCTGGGCGCTCGGCGCGATGCTGGCGGGGACGCTCCCGCGCGGCACGTCGCCGAAAGCAGCGGCGGTGCTGTACGCGCTCGACCGGATGGAGTCGCGCGATCACCTGCTGGCGACGATGGCGGCGAACGAAATCGTGGTGTTCGATCGCTACATCGCCTCGAACATGGCGTATCAGGCGGCGCAGGTCCCGGCGGACGAGGCGGACGCGATGATGGCGTGGATCGCCGACCTGGAGACGGGGTCTTTCGCGCTGCCCAAGCCCGACCTGTCGGTGTATCTCGATACGCCTGCCGCCATCGCCCGCGGACTGATCCTGAAGAAGCGCAAGCGGTCGTACACCGACGATGCGTTTGATGCGTATGAGGCGGATACCGGGCTGCAAGACCGTGTGCGGACGAACTACGCGGCGATGGCGCAGGCGGGGCTGCTTGGGCGGTGGGCGACTGTTTCGACCGTGGCGGACGGTGGTTCGCGACTGCCCGCCGAGATCGCCGCTGAAATCCTCGCGTTGCTCGACTGATCCGTTCCAACTGCTCATCCCGTCATCCTAACGAAAGTCAGGATCCAGAGCCAAACAGAGCGGCACTACGTTAGTCGCCAGCCTTTCCTAACTTATTTTTCATCTACGAATTCCGCATTGCAGCACAATTAAACGCCATTACTTAGCACGCTAATGACTTCCTATCGTTCCTTCCTCGAAGCTTCCTACGCACGCACCCTCCTGCCGCTCGCCCGCATGTGGCGCCAAGCAGGTGATCGGGCGCTCAGTGACATGTCCGTGTCCGCATCGACGGGATGGGCGCTTGTCCAGGTCGGGCGACTCGGCGACGATGTGCGCCAGACCGATCTCGCCAACAAGCTCGACGTGACGCAGGCCTCGCTAGTCCGCTCGATCGATCAGATGGTCGCTGCCAGTCTGGTCGAGCGCCACCGCGATACAGCCGATGCGCGCGTCAGCCGTATCCGTTTGACCGAGCGTGGCCGCACGCTCGTCTCGACGATCGAGGCAAAGTTCGGCACGCTGCGCCATGATATGCTCGATGGCGTTACCGACGAAGACCTTGCCACCGCGCTACGCGTCGCGGAGCATCTCGGTGCGCGGTTTTCGGCGGATCGCGGGCGATGAACTTCACCCGGTTCGGTGGGAAGGAAGCGCTCTTCTCCGTTAAATGCTTCGTTGCTGCGATACTGGCTTATTATATCGCGCTCCGGATCGGGCTGACGCGGCCCTATTGGGCGGTGACGACGTCGTACATCGTAGCGCAGCCGCTCGCGGGTGCGGTGCTGTCGAAGGCTGTGTTCCGCGTCGCGGGGACGGTCCTCGGCGGAGTTGCGGCCGTCGTGCTGGTCCCCAATTTGGTCAACGCACCGGAGCTTCTCTCGCTCGGCCTCGCGCTGTGGTTGGGGCTGTGCCTATATATCTCGCTGCTCGACCGAACACCGCGTGCGTATTTGTTCCTGCTGGCGGGCTATACCGCGAGCATCATCGGATTTCCCGCGGTCACGACGCCCGGCGCGGTGTTCACGATCGCCGCCCTGCGCGTGCAGGAGATCACGATAGGCATTCTCTGCGGAAGCCTGATCCACGGGTTCGTCTTTCCGCAGACCGTGACCGCAACGCTGCTCGCGCGGATTGACGCGATCCTGGCCGATGCCGAGCGCTGGTCCCGCGATTCGCTCGCCGGCGCATCCGATGCCGCACTCGACCGCGATCGTCGGCGGCTCGCGCTTGACATCAACGAGCTTCACCAGCTGTCGATCCACCTCCCGTTCGACACCGCGCGCCTGCTTCCCCGCACGCGGACGCTTCGTGCGCTGCAGGCGGAATTGTCGATGCTGCTGCCGTTGGCGAGCGCAGTCGACGACCGGATCGTCGAGCTGAAGCGCGGTGCCGATGCTCCCCGCCCCGAGGCGCTCGCGCTGATCGAGGACGTCCGCGAATGGTTGCGCGATCCGCCGCCCGTGGCGGAGCGAGGTCCGACCGCGGACGCACTGATTGAACGCGCCCGCGTCCTCGAGCCGGTGATGGGTGACACGCTGATCTGGCGCGATGCGTTGCGGCTCAGCCTGCTCGCGCGACTTGGCGAACTGGTCGACGCGCACCGCAACGCACGCGACCTGCGCGACCAGATGCGCTCGCCGTCGCGCGCGCCGGTCACGCCCGCGGTCGCACGACTGCTTGCCCGGATCGCCAAGCGACCTCTTCACCGCGACCGGGGTATCGCACTTCGCGCCGCAGCCGGCACCGTTGCAACAATCCTGCTCGGCTGCGTCTTCTGGATCGGTACCGGGTGGGCGGACGGAGCCGGCGCAGTGCTTATTGCGGGCGTCTGTTGCGCGCTGTTCGGCAACAGTGACAATCCGGCCCCGGCGATCAAGGCGTTCTTCTACGGCACGATCCTGGGGCTGGTCGTGTCCGCGGTCTATGCCTTCGCGATCCTGCCGCGCGTGACAGATTTCGTGACGCTGGCCGCCGTCCTCGCACCGCCGATGCTGATTGGTGGGATGTATCTCGCGCGGCCGGCAACGTTGCTCGTGACGCTAGGCGCCTTGCTCGGCGCGCTAAATACGGTCGGCCTCAACGACCGGTTCGGCGGCAGTTTCGACGCATTCTTAAACGGCGCGATTGCGCAGTTGATCGGCACGTTGTTCGCGGTGGTTACCGTCGGGCTGTTCCAGACGATCGGCGCGGACACTAGCGCACGGCGACTGATCCGCGCCGGCTGGCGCGAGCTGGCGGCGCGCAGCGATTCGGCGCGTCGCCCCGATGCTGCAGGCTGGATTGCGACGATGCTCGACCGCATCGGCCTGCTCGCGCCTCGCCTCGCCTTGCAAGGCGAGGATCCCGGCAAGCCCCTGCTCGACGCGCTGACCGACCTGCGCGTCGGCGTCGCGGTTGGTGAACTCAAGCAGTTGCGAATAGACGGCTCGGTCGACGACGCTGCGGCGATTACCCCTGTCCTGCGTGGTGTCGGCGCCCATTATCGTGCGTTGCGTCCCGATGAACCCGCGCCACCCGAACCCGATCTGCTCGCCGGAATCGACGCCGCGATGACCGGTTTTGCGACCAGCATGCCCGATCGCCGCCGCACGGCCGTGCTCGCCCTCACTTCGCTACGCCGCAACCTGTTCCCGCAAGCGCCTCCTTACTCCGCACCAGCATATGGAGCAGCCGCATGACCGGCGAAATTTCGATCGGCGGGGTATATCTGCCGAGTATCCTGCTGCTCGCAGTCGCTGCCGTCATCCTCACCGGCATCGCAACGCGGCTGCTGGCGTTCGTCGGCGCTTATCGCGCCGTCACGTATCGACCGCTCGTCGACCTCGCGCTGTTCATCCTCATCCTCGGGCTGCTCGCCCTGCTGACCGGACCTTCCGCATGACCTCTTCCCGCCTCAAATCGCTGTTCGCTCCGCTGGGTCGCTCGGCCGTTACGCTTATCATCGTCGCGCTCGCGGTGCTGGTCGCGCTGTGGCTGTGGAAGCGGTACGAGACCGATCCGTGGACGCGCGACGGGCATATCCGCGCCGACATCGTCCGCGTGACGCCCGACGTCGCCGGCCTCGTCACGCGGGTCGCGGTGCACGACAACCAGGCGGTGAAGCCCGGCGACGTACTGTTCGTGGTCGATCGCCCGCGCTTCGAACTGACGCTGGCGCAGTCGGACGCCTCGATCGCGAGCGCCCGTGCGACGCTGCTCCAGGCCCGCCGCGAAGCGCAGCGCGATCTCGCGCTCGGCGATCTGGTGGCGAAGGAGACGCACGAGCAGAACGTCGCGCGTGTCGCGACAGCATCGGCAGCGCTGGCGCAAGCACAGAGCGCACGCTCGACCGCCGCGCTCAACCTCGCCCGCACGACGGTGCGCGCGACGGTGCACGGGATCGTCACCAACCTCGATCTCCACCCGGGCGACTACATCGCGACCGGCGCACAGGCGATGGCGTTGGTCGACACCGACTCGCTGCGCGTCGAGGGCTATTTCGAGGAAACCAAACTCGGCAGCATCCATCTCGGAGACCCGGTGATCGTCCACCTGATGGGCGAACCGCAGGCGCTGCACGGCCGCGTCGACAGCATCGCCGCGGGGATCAACGACAGCGAGCGGACGAACACGACGAACCTGCTGCCGAACGTGAACCCGACCTTCAACTGGGTGCGCCTGGCGCAGCGCATCCCGGTGCGGGTGAAGCTGACGCAAGTGCCGAAGGGGGTGCAACTGATCGTTGGCCGCACCGCGACGGTAACGGTCGAACCAAGGGTCGCGGCGGGGACGACGGCGTGATGCGAGCACATACCCGCCACGCTTCGCTCAGCAGCGCGCCCTCTTCCCCCCTCCCTGAAAGGGAGGGGCCGGGGGTGGGTCGGCTTCCGCAAATCCGAACCGTGGTGCCACGAGCCGACCAACCCACCCCCAACCCCTCCCTTCCGGGGAGGGGGGCAGTTGCGGCTGCCTGCGCCCTCGCGCTCGCCGCCTGCACCACCGCCGGCCCGAACTACGCGCTCCCCGAGTCCGCTGCCGTCAACCGCCTGTCCGCGCGAGGCAAGTTCGACAGCGGCCACGAAAAGGCGTTCGTCGACACCCCGCTCCCCGATCACTGGTGGCAGCTCTACGGCGACCCCCGCCTCGACGGCTTCGTCACCGAAGCGCTCGCCGCCAACACCGACCTGCGCGCCGCCGACGCGAACCTGCGCCGCGCCGATGCGGTGGTCGCCGAAGTCGCCGCTGGCCGCACGCTGTCGACAATGCTCGGCGGCGACACCTCGCTCGACCGGCCCTATACGACCGGCGGCAATCTCCCCGGTACGCTCGACTACAACCTCGGCATCACGCTCGCCTACCCGCTCGACCTCTCCGGCCGCATCCGCCGCGGGATCGAGGCGGCCCAAGGCGATGCGGAGGCCGTCGCCGCCGCGCGCGACAACGTCCGCGTCACCGTCGCCGCGGAAACCGCGCGCAGCTATGCCGCCGCCTGCACCGCCAACATGGTGCTCGCCGCGAACACCCGGATCCTCACGCTGCAACGCCAGACGCTCGACGTCACCCAGCGCCTGCAACGCGGCGGCCGCGGCACCGCGTTCGACGTGACGCGCGCAAGAACCGCGGTCGACCAGAGCGAGGCGCTGATCCCGTCGCAGGTCGCGACGCGCACTGCCGCGCTCTACCGGCTCGCCACGCTGATGGGCCGCGCGCCTGCCGACTATCCCAAGGACGTCGCCACCTGCGCAAAGCCGCCCGCGCTGAACCGTCCGCTGCCGATCGGCGACGGCAGCGCGCTGATCCGCCGCCGCCCCGATATTCGCGGTGCCGAGCGCTCGCTCGCCGCCGCGACCGCGCGGATCGGCATCGCGACCGCCAACCTCTACCCACAAGTCAGCCTCGGCGGATCGGCCGGGTTCACCGGACCGGTCTCGTCGCTCGGCTCGACCAACGCATTCCATCTCGGGCTCGGGCCGTTGATCAGCTGGAGCTTCCCCAACCGCGTCGTCGTCCGCGCGCAGATCGCGCAGGCCGGCGCGACCGCCGACCAGGCGCTCGCCCAGTTCGATTCGACCACGCTGGAAGCCCTCCGCCAGACCGAGACCGCACTGTCCGCCTATGCCCGCGAAGGCGATCGCAACGCCGCGCTCCGCCGTGCGCAGTCCAGCGCCGCGCGCGCCGCGGATCAGGCCGGCACGCTCTACCGGTTCGGCCGCACCGATTTCCTCTCGCTGCTGACCGCACAGGCCGCGCTGACAACCGCGCAGGCGAACCTCGCCGCGTCCGATGCGTTGCTGGTCGACCGCCAGGTCGACGTCTTCAAGGCGCTCGGCGGGGGTTGGCAGACTTGAGGCTGCGTCGCCGCGGGCTGGCGTCGATCAACAGCGAAATCCGCGACGGCATCATGCCCGCCGCCGATACCATCGCGCGGGTGGCGAAGGACCCGGATGCGCTGCCGCACACCCCGAGCAACTACCGCGTCACCGCGCTGATCATCGCCTGCGCGCTGTTCATGGAGCAGATGGACTCGACCGTGCTCGCGACCGCGTTGCCGACGATGGCGCGCGATTTCGGCGTGCCGGCGACCAGCATGAGCTCGGCGCTGACCTCGTATCTGCTGGCGCTGGCGATCTTCATCCCGGCGAGCGGTCGCCTCGCGGACCGGTTCGGCTCGCGCACGATCTTCCGCGCGGCGATCCTGATCTTCGTCGGCGGATCGATGCTGTGCGGCCAGGCGACGAGCCTGCCGTTCATGATGTTTGCCCGCTTCCTGCAAGGGCTCGGCGGCGCGATGATGATCCCGATCGGCCGCCTCGTCCTGCTCCGCAGCGTCGCCAAGGAGGACATGGTCCAGGCGATGTCGTGGCTGATCATGCCCGCGCTGATCGGCCCGATCCTGGGCCCACCGGTCGGCGGCGCGATCGTCACCTATCTCGACTGGCGCTGGATCTTCTACCTCAACGTACCGATCGGGCTGCTCGGGGTGGTGCTGGTGACGCGCTACATCGGCGAGGTCCGCGAGGACAAACCGGCGCGTTTCGACGTCCCCGGCTTCATCCTGTCGGGCGTGTCGCTCGGCTGCCTGCTGTTCGGGTTCGAAATGACGAGCCGCACCGGCGAACTCGCGCGGGCCGTCGTGCTGATTGCGGTCGGGCTAGTCGCAGGCGTCGCCTACATCCACCATGCCAAGCATCGCAGTGACCCGATCCTCGATCTGTCTCTGATGCGTATCCCGACGTTCCGGCTATCGGTGATCGGCGGATCGCTGACTCGCATCACGCAGGGCGCGCAGCCGTTCCTGCTGCCGATGATGCTCCAATTGGGCTTCGGCATGACCGCAGCGGCAAGCGGCGCGATCACCATCGCCGGCGCGATCGGCTCGCTGATGATGAAGAGCCTCGCACCGCGCGTGCTGCGCCGCTTCGGCTTCCGCAACAGCCTGATCGTCGGCGGCCTGTGCGCGAGCTCGGGCTATGCGGTCGCCGGCCTGTTCCGCCCCGACTGGCCGATCCCCGTCATCTTCGCCGT from Sphingomonas faeni encodes:
- a CDS encoding polyprenyl synthetase family protein; the encoded protein is MSATVHRLDTLRPNPESQPSLDPMVKLVTGDMDQVNAVIRGRMQSEIPLIPELAGHLIAGGGKRMRPMLTLASAQLIDYSGTQHHLLAAAVEFIHTATLLHDDVVDGSDLRRGKRTANIIWGNPASVLVGDFLFSRSFELMVEAGSLKALKILSSTSAVIAEGEVNQLTAARRVDLGEERYLDIIGAKTAALFAAACRISAVVAERPEAEEAALDAYGRNLGIAFQLVDDAIDYVSDADTMGKDAGDDFREGKMTLPVILAYARGSAEDRAFWKDAVEGRRDSDADLQHAVRLIRSTRAIDDTFARARHYGQRAIDSIGGFANGDAKDAMVEAVEFAVARAY
- a CDS encoding chorismate mutase, yielding MADDLLTGYRQSIDNIDAALIHMLAERFKVTQAVGRHKATHGLPAADPGREERQIARLRHLAAEAQLDPEFSEKFLRFIIDEVIRHHERLAHDPT
- a CDS encoding AcvB/VirJ family lysyl-phosphatidylglycerol hydrolase encodes the protein MLAFAVLAIGATGLMAWLGYFGGPLFTDVPAITTPAKSRRPFAAVLLTGDLGYKIGMAPQIARRLAADGVPVVAVNTLTYLRKTRTPADITTLIARAEQRALRFGQTDRVVLIGQSFGADMLHVGLVDLAPQLRAKIAKLALIVPENTVQFRASPNEVFDYWTPTTDALPTARRLTWTPLLCVQGVEEAESLCPLLTQANARRVALPGGHPLHRDADALYDVLSRFVFAD
- a CDS encoding DUF2147 domain-containing protein, which produces MVAALMALAMAAGSPAPASPAPAFPLEGVWHNPKNSVAVKTGACPDETGGSKLCGWVVRADDEAQADARDGGTPKLIGTALLREYRPNGRNRWSGQIFVPDMGRTFGSTLTLVDADTIDVKGCVIGGFLCKTQTWRRG
- the mprF gene encoding bifunctional lysylphosphatidylglycerol flippase/synthetase MprF, yielding MATRLTRVTRIRDWARIRDWIAHRRGTLIALAVLVVAVLGFAAIHKLTAEIRLSEVLAAFAALGWPELSASIALTVVSYIALTFYDTIALRVIGHPLPWRTAAVASFTSYTISHNLGLAMLTGGSARYRVYSRAGLDEAAVARVVLIAGVTFWAGVITVACLSMALHPGMLPIVRWTMPPLLERSIGIAIPLAMLAIVLRYRRGGAIGLFGWRLPLPDARQALALVLVSTVDLAAASAALFVLLPGASPDLYPVLFLGYAVAIVVALISHVPGGLGVFEAVIIATMPQNNATILAALLAYRIIYYVAPLILAAVLLAFHEGRQWRRRDRTAGQERRGTDPLAIALPLAPLLLGVLVFLCGAMLLVSGALPAAPGRMDVLAGVLPLPISEMAHVAASLVGVMLLFVALGLYRRLDGAFWAARLLLVTGTLLSIAKGLDYEEATVLVLTAAALQWTRAAFYRRTRLTAEPLSPEWLVGVGAAIGLSVLIGFFAYRHVGYSSDLWWRFETDANPSRFLRTSLAVGLLLIGAAIWRLFAAAPVPMVHDELPRDVADAALAHADRTDAMLAFTGDKRFLVSDSGDAFLMYQVKGASWIVIGDPVGPAEAWSELLWAIRARADAAQGRLLLYQIGLRIVPNAIEMGLKLVKYGEEATVELEGFTLDTPDMRSVRKASRVAERAGAEFAVVPAAEMPAIMPELHAISDWWLADKNHAEKRFSVGRFEPGYMAKFDCAVVRIDGRIVAFANVWGTPNKQELSVDLMRHAESMPQGGMDFLFTRLMLWGHEHGYRNFSLGMAPLSGIEARRLSPTWSKVAAFLFRHGERFYGFAGLRAYKEKFRPNWTPRYIASPGGTSLLRGLIDLQALVSR
- a CDS encoding thymidylate kinase → MSFLLAIEGADGAGKATASALVVEQLRAAGRTADVVSFPRYTETVGGWALGAMLAGTLPRGTSPKAAAVLYALDRMESRDHLLATMAANEIVVFDRYIASNMAYQAAQVPADEADAMMAWIADLETGSFALPKPDLSVYLDTPAAIARGLILKKRKRSYTDDAFDAYEADTGLQDRVRTNYAAMAQAGLLGRWATVSTVADGGSRLPAEIAAEILALLD
- a CDS encoding MarR family winged helix-turn-helix transcriptional regulator, coding for MSVSASTGWALVQVGRLGDDVRQTDLANKLDVTQASLVRSIDQMVAASLVERHRDTADARVSRIRLTERGRTLVSTIEAKFGTLRHDMLDGVTDEDLATALRVAEHLGARFSADRGR
- a CDS encoding FUSC family protein, whose amino-acid sequence is MNFTRFGGKEALFSVKCFVAAILAYYIALRIGLTRPYWAVTTSYIVAQPLAGAVLSKAVFRVAGTVLGGVAAVVLVPNLVNAPELLSLGLALWLGLCLYISLLDRTPRAYLFLLAGYTASIIGFPAVTTPGAVFTIAALRVQEITIGILCGSLIHGFVFPQTVTATLLARIDAILADAERWSRDSLAGASDAALDRDRRRLALDINELHQLSIHLPFDTARLLPRTRTLRALQAELSMLLPLASAVDDRIVELKRGADAPRPEALALIEDVREWLRDPPPVAERGPTADALIERARVLEPVMGDTLIWRDALRLSLLARLGELVDAHRNARDLRDQMRSPSRAPVTPAVARLLARIAKRPLHRDRGIALRAAAGTVATILLGCVFWIGTGWADGAGAVLIAGVCCALFGNSDNPAPAIKAFFYGTILGLVVSAVYAFAILPRVTDFVTLAAVLAPPMLIGGMYLARPATLLVTLGALLGALNTVGLNDRFGGSFDAFLNGAIAQLIGTLFAVVTVGLFQTIGADTSARRLIRAGWRELAARSDSARRPDAAGWIATMLDRIGLLAPRLALQGEDPGKPLLDALTDLRVGVAVGELKQLRIDGSVDDAAAITPVLRGVGAHYRALRPDEPAPPEPDLLAGIDAAMTGFATSMPDRRRTAVLALTSLRRNLFPQAPPYSAPAYGAAA
- a CDS encoding DUF1656 domain-containing protein, with protein sequence MTGEISIGGVYLPSILLLAVAAVILTGIATRLLAFVGAYRAVTYRPLVDLALFILILGLLALLTGPSA
- a CDS encoding efflux RND transporter periplasmic adaptor subunit: MTSSRLKSLFAPLGRSAVTLIIVALAVLVALWLWKRYETDPWTRDGHIRADIVRVTPDVAGLVTRVAVHDNQAVKPGDVLFVVDRPRFELTLAQSDASIASARATLLQARREAQRDLALGDLVAKETHEQNVARVATASAALAQAQSARSTAALNLARTTVRATVHGIVTNLDLHPGDYIATGAQAMALVDTDSLRVEGYFEETKLGSIHLGDPVIVHLMGEPQALHGRVDSIAAGINDSERTNTTNLLPNVNPTFNWVRLAQRIPVRVKLTQVPKGVQLIVGRTATVTVEPRVAAGTTA